A genomic window from Brevinematales bacterium includes:
- a CDS encoding tetratricopeptide repeat protein — protein MREQLFFDEAIPYYEEVLKISENDKDALMGLADSYRGLKHWDKAMDYWKMILAQEPQDYLVMTRIGDAYRKRGDFDNAERYYLMSLDVNPRNKFALMGIGDLYYKNKKYNRALEFWKKLLEINPRFINILTMVGNVYRIWKQFDKSIEYYQKALEIDRNNFYALYGIADSLRGKGRYKDSLKYWRKILRNEPENERILTRLGDCLIRIGKHAEAEETYRVVLKSSYNKYAVIGLIRIKLDSKDYDTAIVLSREYLTRFPNDQRVVLLLAKIYEEWGQGDKALEVFETYNSVFKDKKEFMSRLASSTIEHFKSSIEELDEGE, from the coding sequence TTGCGCGAACAGTTGTTTTTCGACGAGGCAATCCCCTATTATGAAGAAGTCCTGAAAATCTCCGAAAACGATAAGGATGCGCTGATGGGTCTCGCGGACAGTTACCGCGGCCTCAAGCATTGGGACAAGGCGATGGATTACTGGAAGATGATTCTCGCTCAGGAACCGCAGGATTACCTTGTGATGACACGTATCGGCGACGCTTACCGTAAACGCGGCGACTTCGACAACGCCGAGCGTTATTATCTGATGTCACTCGATGTCAACCCCCGCAATAAATTCGCCCTCATGGGCATCGGCGACCTCTACTATAAAAACAAAAAGTACAACCGCGCCCTCGAATTCTGGAAGAAACTGCTGGAGATCAATCCCCGATTTATCAACATCCTTACTATGGTCGGTAATGTTTACCGTATCTGGAAACAGTTCGATAAATCGATCGAGTATTACCAGAAGGCGCTCGAGATCGACCGTAATAACTTTTACGCGCTCTACGGTATTGCCGATTCCCTCCGGGGTAAGGGCCGGTATAAGGACTCGCTCAAATACTGGCGCAAGATACTCCGTAACGAACCGGAGAACGAACGTATCCTCACCCGTCTCGGCGACTGTCTGATCCGTATCGGAAAGCATGCCGAGGCCGAAGAAACCTACCGTGTGGTACTTAAAAGCTCCTATAATAAATACGCGGTTATCGGATTGATACGCATCAAGCTCGACTCTAAGGATTACGATACCGCCATCGTCCTTAGCCGGGAATACCTGACCCGTTTCCCGAACGATCAGCGGGTAGTTCTCCTTCTCGCGAAGATTTATGAAGAATGGGGTCAGGGCGACAAAGCCCTTGAAGTTTTCGAAACGTACAATTCCGTATTCAAAGATAAGAAGGAGTTTATGTCCCGGCTTGCCTCTTCGACTATCGAGCACTTTAAAAGTTCTATTGAAGAACTGGACGAAGGCGAATAG